Proteins from a genomic interval of Trifolium pratense cultivar HEN17-A07 linkage group LG6, ARS_RC_1.1, whole genome shotgun sequence:
- the LOC123892449 gene encoding uncharacterized protein LOC123892449: MGELYALDFDGVICDSCGESSLSALKAAKVRWPSLFDGVDSTTEDWIIDQMHIVRPVVETGYENLLLVRLLLETRTPSTRKSSVAEGLAVEGILENWSKLKPIIIEEWGENRDALIDLFGKVRDEWLEQDFAAWIGANRIYPGVSDALKFASSRVYIVTTKQSRFADALLRELAGVTIPPERIYGLGTGPKVEILKQLQKRPEHQGLTLHFVEDRLATLKNVIKEPELDKWNLYLGNWGYNTAQEKEEAAAISRIRVLELSDFSKKLR, translated from the exons ATGGGTGAGCTTTACGCTTTGGACTTCGATGGAGTCATCTGTGATAGCTGCGGAGAAAGCTCTCTCTCTGCTCTCAAG GCTGCTAAAGTGAGATGGCCTAGTTTGTTTGATGGGGTGGATTCAACCACAGAAGATTGGATAATTGACCAGATGCATATA GTGCGACCAGTAGTGGAAACTGGATATGAAAACCTTTTACTTGTGAGATTGTTGCTAGAGACGAGAACACCTTCTACCAGGAAGTCTTCG GTTGCAGAGGGGCTTGCAGTTGAGGGTATATTGGAGAATTGGTCCAAGTTGAAGCCTATTATTATTGAGGAATGGGGCGAGAATAGGGATGCTTTGATAGATCTGTTTGGAAAGGTCAGAGATGAATGGTTGGAGCAGGATTTTGCTGCTTGGATTGGTGCAAACAG AATATATCCTGGTGTTTCTGATGCATTAAAATTTGCAAGCTCAAGGGTGTACATTGTCACCACAAAACAG AGCCGCTTTGCTGATGCTTTACTTCGAGAGCTCGCTGGAGTAACCATACCACCTGAAAGGATATACGGTCTGGGAACTGG TCCTAAGGTAGAAATTCTAAAGCAGCTTCAAAAGAGACCAGAGCACCAAGGACTGACACTGCA CTTTGTTGAGGATCGGCTAGCTACGTTAAAAAATGTGATCAAAGAGCCTGAGTTAGACAAATGGAATTTGTATCTAG GGAATTGGGGTTACAACACTGCACAAGAGAAAGAGGAAGCTGCGGCTATCTCCAGAATTCGCGTTCTAGAGCTCTCTGACTTCAGCAAGAAGTTGAGATAG